ACGACGGCACGCCCCTGCCGCCGGGTGAGACCGGCGAGTTGATCGTCTCCGGGCCGACGGTGACGCCGGGGTACTACGACGACCGGGAGACGACCGAGGCGGCGTTCTGTGAGCACGGTCTCCGAACCGGCGACGTCGGGACGCGCGACGAGTCCGGGCGGCTCTGGGTCCTGAACCGGAAGGACGACACGATCATCACCGGCGGGGAGAACGTCCAACCGGGCGAGGTGGCGGGCGTGCTCCGGGACCACCGGGACGTGCGGGAGGTCGCGGTCGTCGGCGTCCCGGACGAGGAGTGGGGCGAGCGCGTCGGTGCGCTGATCGTCCCGCGCTCGGAGGACGTGACGGTCGAAGACATCGAGGCGCACTGCGAGGAGTCGCTGGCGGGGTTCAAACGACCCCGACTGATCGTCTTCGCGGAGGAACTCCCACGGACGCCCTCCGGGACGGTGAAGCGTGACGCGGTACGGGAACTGCTTCTCGACAGCGAACGCGTGGACGTGGCGGACGCCGAGGCGGCCGCAGACGCCTCGCGCGAGGACGTGGCAGACTCGCCGGAGCACCCGGAGTCGGACGAATCGAGTGGAGATACGGACTCGACCGGCACCGACGAGGTGGGCGACACGGCCGATGCCGACGAAGCAGACGACACTGCTGACAGGGCCGATACCGCCGACAGAGCCGAGGAGTCGGTCGAGACAGACGAGACGAGCGACGAGCAGCGAGACGTCGACAGCGACGAGGAGGGGTTCGAGTTCGGGGCCGAGCCGGCAGCAGGCGACGGAGAAGCCGATTCCGAGACGGATGAGGACGCCGATCACGAGAACGTGGACGAGGTGATTCCAGACGCCGACGAGGAGAGTGAGGAGCCTGATGACAGGCGGGTCGACACCGAGGGTGGCGACGAATCAGCAGACGCACCCGGCGACGACTCCGAGACCTGAGCAGAACGAGGCGAGTCGAGTGTCCCTGCCAGTGGTGACGTTCACACGCGATTCTGCGACGTGATTCGACACTCGGTTCGCCGACCAAGACCGGACCCCCGACTGGACGTGATCTGCTGGCGACCCGACCCGAATCGTGTCCGAGCGACGGCGAGGACCGATTCGCCGTCCGCGTCGCCAGCAGTCGGGGAGGCCAGGGGCGGGTACTGCACGAGACCGGGGTCCCGGCCGGGGCTCAGAACTCTCCGAGACTCGTCTGGTCCGACCGACTCTGCTCGTCGTCACTACTCGCCTCTCGACGTCGACGCCGCGAGAGCGACGCCCGGGCCAAGAGTTCTGCGTCCGAGTACAGCGCCTCCTGTGCGCGGTCGTGGTGCCGAGCCATCAGCTCCCGCGCCTCGCTCGCCCGACGTTCGTAGTCCACGACCGGGTAGGGGTAGTCCTCGCCGATCTCGACGCCGGACTCCTGCTGGACCGCGAGTGGCGTCTTCTCCGGGCGCGGCAGGTGATCGTCCGGGAGGGGCGCGAGTTCCGGGACGTAGCGCCGGACGAACTCCCCTTCGGCGTCGTACTCCCGCGCCTGTTTGGCCGGGTTGTACACCCGGATGGGGTGGACGCCGACCAATCCCGCTTGTGCCTGCCACTGCTCGTAGTTGATCCCCGGATCGGCGTCGATCAGATGCGAGTAGAGGAAGTCCGCGCCCGGTTTCCACCACTCCCGGAGGACGTACGAGTAGAACGTCGCCACCAGCGAGCGCATCCGGAAGTTGATGAACCCGGTCTCGACCAGCGCGCGCATCGCGGCGTCGACCATCGGGAAGCCGGTTCGGCCCTCCCGCCACGCGGCGACGAGGTCCGGGTCGTGGTCCTGCCGGTGGAGCGACCGGAAGACGGGGTTGATCGACCGCTCCGTGGCCTCGGGCCAGTCGGCGAGTTTCTGCCGGTAGTGGCGGTTCCAGAACAGCCGCGAGGTGAACATCTCCCGCCCCCGGCCGTCGACCGCCTCGGACTGGACGCGCTGGTACACCTCCCGGATGGACAGCGCGCCGAACTTCAGGTACGCCGAGAGGCGCGAGCAGTGCTGTTCGGCCTTCGCCGGCCGGGAGACCGCCGAGGGGTACTCGTGGATCGTGTCCACGAACCGGTCCAGGCGGCGCAGACCGGGCGTCCGGCCGCCCCGTGGGACGCGCTCCTTGGCGGACTCGATGTCGTACTCCGCCCGGAGGTCGTCGAGCGTGCAGTCGCTCGGGATCGGGTTCGTCGGGAGGGAGTCGGGCGTGGGGTGCCGGTCGGCCTCGAAGTACGCCTCGCACTGGTCGCTCCAGCCGTCTCGACTCCGGCCCTCGCGGACGATGCCGTCCTCGCCGAACGCCTCTGTCCCGCGCCAGCCGAGTACCGTCTCGTCGCGGGCGAGTCCGTCGGCGGTCGGGACACCGCGGTTGACGTACAGGCGAGTGTGGTCGGTGGCCGAACCGCGCGCACCGGGTGTGAGGAGTTCGCGGAGTCGCTCGACGCTGTGCCCGTGGAGGATCGCGAGGTCCGACCCGAGGTCGCGGTACTGCTCGCGGAGGTCCGCGAGACACTCGAAGAGGAACTCGATCCGGGCGTCACACGCCAGGCCGCGCTCGTCGTAGAACGCGGGGTCGGCGACGAACACCGGGCAGGGCGTCCCGTCGCGACTCGCGGCGGCGAGGGCGGCGTTGTCGGCGGTCCGGAGGTCGTCCCGGTGCCAGACGACGATCCGCTCTGTCATCGTCGGTCACGGTGGGCAGTCTGCGTCACCGAAGCGGGGTGAGTCACGACCGAAATGAGGGACGGCGGTCGCATAAAACCACCCGCGCCGTATGGGTCGCTGGACTTTTCCGGCGACAGGTCGGCGTCGCCGGCATGGACGCACAGGAGACCGTCGCCGACTTCCTCGACACCCACGACCTGCACACCGACCCGGCCTACCGACTGCTCGATCTGACCGCCGAAGTCGGTGAACTCGCGGCGGACGCGACCGCGTCGACCGACTACGGTGCCAGTCCGGCGGAGATCGATCTCTCGCGGGACGAACTCGGTGACGCGCTGTTCGCGCTGTTGGCGCTCGCCGAGGAGACGGACACGGACGCGGACGCGGCACTCGCCGAGTCACTGGCGAAGTACGACGCACGGATCGACAGCGAGGGCTCACCCGGCTCTGGCGACTGACACCCAGTAGAGGTGGTCGGGGACCGGCGAATGACTCTTGTCGGAGGCTGTCGAATCCGGTGGCGTGCATCCACGCGCCGAGGAGTTCGCGGCACAGGCCCGCGACCGATACGAGTTCGATCCGGCGATCCGGGAGTTCCCGGAAGGGACGAAGACGGCCGCAGACGCCGCCGAGGCGATCGGCTGTGCGGTCGGGCAGATCGCCAGCAGTCTCGTCTTCGCGGTCGACGACAGGTTCGTGGTGGTCGTCACCAGCGGCGCGAACCGCGTCTCCGAGGCGCGTGTCGCGGCGGAGACGGGCGTCGCTGCCGACGATGTTCGGATGGCGGACGCGGACCGCATCCGTGAGGTGGTCGGCTGGAGTATCGGCGGCGTCCCGCCGTTCTGCCACGCGAGCGACCTGGCGATGCTGTTGGATCGTGACCTGACCGACTACGAGACCGTCTGGGCCGCCGGCGGGACGCCGACTGCGGTCTTCCCGGTCACGCCCGACGAACTGGTCTCGCTGACCGGTGCGACCGTGACGGAGGTGGCCGAGTGAGCGACGAGTCGTCGGGGTCGGGTGAGTCCGGAGGGGCGGACCCGACCGGCGAGTCGGCCGAGTCG
This genomic window from Salinirubrum litoreum contains:
- a CDS encoding FAD-binding domain-containing protein, which codes for MTERIVVWHRDDLRTADNAALAAASRDGTPCPVFVADPAFYDERGLACDARIEFLFECLADLREQYRDLGSDLAILHGHSVERLRELLTPGARGSATDHTRLYVNRGVPTADGLARDETVLGWRGTEAFGEDGIVREGRSRDGWSDQCEAYFEADRHPTPDSLPTNPIPSDCTLDDLRAEYDIESAKERVPRGGRTPGLRRLDRFVDTIHEYPSAVSRPAKAEQHCSRLSAYLKFGALSIREVYQRVQSEAVDGRGREMFTSRLFWNRHYRQKLADWPEATERSINPVFRSLHRQDHDPDLVAAWREGRTGFPMVDAAMRALVETGFINFRMRSLVATFYSYVLREWWKPGADFLYSHLIDADPGINYEQWQAQAGLVGVHPIRVYNPAKQAREYDAEGEFVRRYVPELAPLPDDHLPRPEKTPLAVQQESGVEIGEDYPYPVVDYERRASEARELMARHHDRAQEALYSDAELLARASLSRRRRREASSDDEQSRSDQTSLGEF
- a CDS encoding MazG-like family protein; protein product: MDAQETVADFLDTHDLHTDPAYRLLDLTAEVGELAADATASTDYGASPAEIDLSRDELGDALFALLALAEETDTDADAALAESLAKYDARIDSEGSPGSGD
- a CDS encoding YbaK/EbsC family protein gives rise to the protein MHPRAEEFAAQARDRYEFDPAIREFPEGTKTAADAAEAIGCAVGQIASSLVFAVDDRFVVVVTSGANRVSEARVAAETGVAADDVRMADADRIREVVGWSIGGVPPFCHASDLAMLLDRDLTDYETVWAAGGTPTAVFPVTPDELVSLTGATVTEVAE